The window AACGAAGTATCAATAAACACAGAACGTCCCACACCCTCAGAGCTGTCACTTATTGATTATTCCCGGAGATACACTTCTCTTGCCTGGACCAATTGTCCTGATGCAAACTTCAATTCCTACAAACTCTACAGATCAATCACTTCCGGTATTGAGGATGATTTCACCATTGCTGAACTTGTGTATTGCACGTCCTTGCCCGGGATAGATACTTATGATGATTGCAACATCGGCCCTTCACATATTTACTACTATGCGCTTCTTACAACGAATAACGAGAATCTTACCAGCTGGAGTAATGAAATTTCTGTTCGATTTCCGCCGAGTAATGTGATAGTTACTGTGGATGTAGGCATTAACCCGTGGAGTATTTGTACACTTCCTTCGGGGGAGTACGTTTATGTTACAAACCGCGGTAGCGATGATGTATCAGTTATCCGCACATCTGATAACTCCGTTATCACAACAATAAATGTTGGTGAAAGTCCATACGGGATTTGCTCACTTCCCTCCGGTGATTACGTATATGTAACAAACTGGGGCTCCGATAACGTTTCTGTCATCCGCACTTCCGACAACTGCGTAGTTGAGAATATCAATGTAGGAAACAGGCCTGTAGGAATCTGTTCGCTCCCTTCAGGCGAATACGTTTATACCGCAAACCGGGATAACAATAATGTTTCTGTCATTCGAACTTCTGACAACTCTGTGGTTACAAACATAGATGTAGGAACAAATCCCTATCGTTTATGTTCACTTCCTTCCGGACAGTACGTCTATGTTACTAATTGTAATTCCAACAACGTTTCTGTAATCCGCACATCCGACAATTCGGTTGTAGAAACAGTAAGTATGCTAGCACATCCAATAGGTATTTCTGCTCATCCATCAGGAGAATTCGTTTACGTTTCAAACTTTGGTGACGATGTTGTTTCTATCATCCGGACGTCAGATAACTCGGTAACAGAGACAGTGAATGTCGGTAATGGTCCTATTGGCCTTTGTTTTCATCCTCTTTGTGCTTACGTTGCTAACTGTATGGAAAACACTGTATCTATGATTTATTTTAAAGACAATTTTGTCATTACAATCAGGAACATAGGCGAAAATCCTTCCAGCATCTGTTCACTTCCCGCTGGTAATGCGGTCTATATCGTTAATTATTACGACGGGACTGTTTCGGTGATGCACTAGCCTTTAAAAGATCGTCACTCGAATTCTGTTTGGAAAACGCACTTGCTGAAAACGATAAGGGCGGAATGACAACCCGTCCTTTTAATCGGTTTCTATCTGGTAACCACCAGGCTGATCGTACCTGTCCAATCGGCAGTTGAAACTCTTATGTGGTATATTCCCGATGGAACTGCCTCTCCATTGGCATCTTCAAGTTCCCACACAAGGCTGTGCTCTCCGGCAGTCATCTCTTCGGAAGCAAGTTTTCTAACAAGACTACCTGTTATATCGTACACATCAACCCTGGCCATACCTTCTACTGCAAAGCTGAAGGGTATTGTAGCGCTGTTCATCGCAGGGCTGGGGTATACAGCATCAACACCGTTGATGTAATCCTGAATGCCTCCCCCCTCAAATCCTGTACCTGTGACGTTTATGGTTCCCTGATAGGAGATATGATCCCTTGCCCAGGCAACTACGGATATGGTACCTGTAGATGCCGGATTGACATAGAAAGTATACTCTCCGGCTGCATTTGCTGTTTCAACCATATAGATGTCACCAGTCTGCCAGTCCCCCTTCTGAAGACAAATCCTGGCTCCGTTTACGGGTGA is drawn from Candidatus Aegiribacteria sp. and contains these coding sequences:
- a CDS encoding YncE family protein, with protein sequence MKNVVNVTIVFALVLLLACVNSTGPDVASSTLSVDFTGSTDKTESGDASIPCATAVLSFSRLNSTGTKSSCVVTASWTICSNQDFNSYVLYRSETSHIPSHLSSADILGKFTQINTSSFIDNGVTWGTEYYYILRTSGSNGNGVWSNEVSINTERPTPSELSLIDYSRRYTSLAWTNCPDANFNSYKLYRSITSGIEDDFTIAELVYCTSLPGIDTYDDCNIGPSHIYYYALLTTNNENLTSWSNEISVRFPPSNVIVTVDVGINPWSICTLPSGEYVYVTNRGSDDVSVIRTSDNSVITTINVGESPYGICSLPSGDYVYVTNWGSDNVSVIRTSDNCVVENINVGNRPVGICSLPSGEYVYTANRDNNNVSVIRTSDNSVVTNIDVGTNPYRLCSLPSGQYVYVTNCNSNNVSVIRTSDNSVVETVSMLAHPIGISAHPSGEFVYVSNFGDDVVSIIRTSDNSVTETVNVGNGPIGLCFHPLCAYVANCMENTVSMIYFKDNFVITIRNIGENPSSICSLPAGNAVYIVNYYDGTVSVMH